TTCGTCGATCATGGCTCGCTCTATCTTGCTCTCCAGCGCCTTGAAGACAAGAAGTGGATCAGCGCCAAGTGGGGCGTCAGTGAGAACAACCGCAAGGCGCGCTTCTATTCGCTGACGGCCAAGGGACGCCAGCAGCTCGCAGAAAAGACCAGCGAGTGGCAGCGGTTGACGAGAGCGATGGGATTGATTCTGAACCGCCAGGAGGCCTAGTCGTGTTCAGACGCAGAAGAAGCGCGGACGATTTTGCCGAGGAGATCAAATCGCATGTCGAGCTCGAAGCCGATGAGTTACAGAGCGACGGCTTGAGCGAAGACGAGGCGCGGCGCAGGGCAAGAGTCGAGTTCGGCAACGCGCAGACAGCGCAAGAACGCTTCTATCTCAGGAGCCGTATCGTCTGGCTCGACAATCTGCTCCACGATATGAAATTCGCGATTCGTCAGCTGACAAGACATCCGGGCTTCGCCGCCATTGCCATCGTCACTCTTGCGCTGGGTATCGCCGCCAACAGCACGATCGTCAGTTGGATCAACTCGACGCTCCTCGATCCTATTCCCGGAATCCCGCACACGAGCGACATGATCACGGTCATGCGCGGCGAGCGAAGCGAGCATCCCACGCCGCCCTTTTCGTACCTCGACTACGCGGACCTTCGCGAGAGCACGCGGAGCTTCACCGGGTTACTCGCTTATCACGACGACTACATGGCGATCACGGACTCGGGCACGCCAGAGCGCATTTATGGGACGCTGACGTCGTCGAATTACTTTGAGGTACTCGGTGTGCGCCCGTTCCTCGGCCGGTCGCTTGAATCGACTGCGTCAAATGAGCGGCTGGGTACAGCGGAAGCGGTGCTCGGCTACGGTTTGTGGCAGCACCATTTTGGCGCGGATCCTTCGATCATTGGAAAGGTCGTTCATATCAATCTGCGTCCGTTCACGATTGTCGGTGTCGCCCCCGAGGGTTTCCAAGGCTGCCTGAGCGGATTGCGGTCCGATCTATGGATACCGCTTGGCATGGATTCGCAGATTTCGGGTGACGAACGAATCAAGTATCGCGACGTCCCATGGCTCAACGTGCTCGGCAAGCTCAAGCCGGGAGTCGGTCATCGCCGGGCTGAAACCGAGCTGAATGTCCTGATGCAGCGCCTCGCGGAGCGGTTTCCGGATGCGCACAAGGGACCGAACACGATCTCTTCCGATCCGCTGTGGCGGTCGCCCTTTGGCGTGAATGTCTATCTTTATGGAACGCTGCCCATTCTGTTCGCGCTGGCGTCGGTGCTCTTGCTGCTGGTCTGCGCGAACCTGGCGAATCTTCTATTGGTGCGCTCGGTGGCGCGCCGGCGCGAATTTGCCATTCGCCTGTCGATAGGGGCAACCCGCTGGAGGCTGGTGCTTCAACTGATGGTGGAGAATGCGTTGATCGCTCTGGCAGGAGGCGGGCTCGCGCTGTTGTTGACCACATGGACGGCACGCGGATTATCGGCGTTTCTGCCGCCCACGACGCTTCCTCTTGTGCTGAACGGACACGTTGACCGCACGGTGCTAGTGGCGACCACCATGATGTCGCTTCTCGCTGCCGCGGTGTCCGGCGTTGTGCCGGCGCTTCGAGCTTCCCGCATCGCCCTCGCTCCGGTGTCTACCTTGAGGGAGGAAGGACTCAATACCTCCGGAGGCATCCACAAGTCACGCCTGGCAGGAGGACTGGTCGTCGGACAGATTGCGTTGGCGATGCTGCTACTGGTCTGTGCCGGA
This window of the Candidatus Paceibacterota bacterium genome carries:
- a CDS encoding helix-turn-helix transcriptional regulator, which encodes FVDHGSLYLALQRLEDKKWISAKWGVSENNRKARFYSLTAKGRQQLAEKTSEWQRLTRAMGLILNRQEA
- a CDS encoding ABC transporter permease; amino-acid sequence: MFRRRRSADDFAEEIKSHVELEADELQSDGLSEDEARRRARVEFGNAQTAQERFYLRSRIVWLDNLLHDMKFAIRQLTRHPGFAAIAIVTLALGIAANSTIVSWINSTLLDPIPGIPHTSDMITVMRGERSEHPTPPFSYLDYADLRESTRSFTGLLAYHDDYMAITDSGTPERIYGTLTSSNYFEVLGVRPFLGRSLESTASNERLGTAEAVLGYGLWQHHFGADPSIIGKVVHINLRPFTIVGVAPEGFQGCLSGLRSDLWIPLGMDSQISGDERIKYRDVPWLNVLGKLKPGVGHRRAETELNVLMQRLAERFPDAHKGPNTISSDPLWRSPFGVNVYLYGTLPILFALASVLLLLVCANLANLLLVRSVARRREFAIRLSIGATRWRLVLQLMVENALIALAGGGLALLLTTWTARGLSAFLPPTTLPLVLNGHVDRTVLVATTMMSLLAAAVSGVVPALRASRIALAPVSTLREEGLNTSGGIHKSRLAGGLVVGQIALAMLLLVCAGLLVSSQQKAQDAYPGFDPSHVFLASFDLKPVGYSRAQGVEFDKQMLVRLKSLP